The Antedon mediterranea chromosome 11, ecAntMedi1.1, whole genome shotgun sequence genome window below encodes:
- the LOC140063230 gene encoding patched domain-containing protein 3-like, with protein sequence MRFDCIDKIISGWFGRYGRLLARQPLPFLLLPLFLVFLLLIGFLQFNVEDDVEYLFTPEGSPGKNDRVIARRLFRNGDEGMEFLPNRALETFIQRGELIATPKFGNNILSEATFGELQDLDEAIRKLPISINGTEKTYADLCMKWQGACLTNPIFKLYEKETSKSLNLTYPITTVNNVSRFIGKNLGGVTFYSDGVTVKNARAMSMYYLLSGSDKDFGKEWERRFMDSVAEKAKTSKTLDISMATSVSLADEMLNASVRVIPRFAATFGMLIVFAILSCIQRDWVLSRPWLGLLGVVNAGLAILSSIGMLSFGGIKFNMVVASMPFLILGIGVDNMFLMIASWRQCKQNLSLEDRMGRTFSEAAVSITITTLTDLLVFAIGASTKIPSVRMFCAYAGLSVLFMYIYQITFFGACMVYTGARELNNQHCCSCKKVLPREEAPSRLYRIFCAGGFSSRTRNFNVDLEHRVMKFFRAYYGPFLMKPYVKLFVFASFIMYFLIAIYGCARVQEGLRLKYIAAEDSYPYKYYDKKDQYFLHYGPSVSIIFTDPLPYWEPETQFHIEKITQKFETSSYACKGFTESWIRPFLHFLKMKANTTDVGKEKFFIMLEGFLASPHAKRFNLDITFSKNRTEIIGSRFLVLTSDLTDAIEERKMMLQMREMAEDTPYNITAFHSSFIHYDQYVGVLPTTIQTLGIATASMFIVALLMIPHPVCTIWVTFCIISIDIAVIGYMTLWGVSLDGISMMNIILCIGFSVDFTAHITYAYVTSPESTPNKRAIDALHSLGMPILQGALSTIIGVSALCTAPMYVFTTFFKTLFLVMVFGALHGLVFLPVFLTVLGPCMPHATEDPQPETAAHSSSDMEKKNTYVAMLPVFEDDDNRKHVVDSYISVV encoded by the exons ATGAGGTTTGATTGCATTGACAAAATAATCAGTGGATGGTTCGGTCGCTATGGTAGACTCCTTGCCAGACAGCCATTACCTTTTCTTCTTCTACcgttatttttagtttttttgttACTCATTGGATTCTTGCAGTTCAATGTGGAAGACGATGTTGAATATCTGTTTACACCGGAGGGTAGTCCCGGTAAAAACGACAGAGTGATTGCTAGAAGGTTATTCCGAAATGGCGACGAGGGAATGGAATTTCTTCCAAACCGTGCATTAGAAACATTCATACAACGGGGAGAGTTAATAGCGACGCCAAAATTTGGAAATAACATTCTATCCGAAGCTACGTTCGGAGAACTACAAGATTTAGATGAGGCGATTCGCAAATTGCCGATATCTATAAATGGCACTGAAAAGACGTACGCTGATCTGTGTATGAAATGGCAAGGGGCGTGTCTAACAAAtccaatatttaaattgtatgaaAAAGAAACATCAAAATCTTTAAACTTAACTTATCCAATAACAACAGTTAATAATGTTTCAAGGTTTATTGGTAAAAATTTGGGTGGTGTTACATTCTATAGTGACGGAGTTACGGTCAAGAATGCTCGGGCAATGTCAATGTACTACTTGCTGTCGGGTAGTGATAAGGACTTTGGAAAGGAATGGGAGCGACGGTTTATGGACTCCGTCGCAGAAAAAGCCAAAACATCAAAAACACTTGATATCAGCATGGCGACATCAGTATCACTGGCTGATGAAATGCTGAATGCTAGTGTAAGGGTTATACCACGGTTTGCAGCGACGTTTGGAATGCTTATCGTGTTTGCTATTCTGTCTTGTATCCAACGTGATTGGGTTTTGAGCAGGCCTTGGCTAGGTCTTCTTGGGGTTGTAAATGCTGGTTTGGCTATTCTTAGTTCTATTGGCATGCTTAGCTTTGGAGGAATTAAGTTCAACATGGTTGTGGCATCAATGCCTTTTCTTATTCTAG GTATTGGTGTTGATAATATGTTCTTGATGATTGCGTCATGGAGACAATGTAAGCAAAACCTTTCACTGGAGGATCGAATGGGAAGAACATTTTCTGAGGCTGCTGTATCAATCACTATCACAACTTTGACCGATCTATTGGTGTTTGCAATTGGAGCTAGCACTAAAATTCCAAGTGTCCGAATGTTCTGTGCCTACGCAGGCCTTTCCGTTCTTTTTATGTACATTTATCAAATTACGTTTTTTGGCGCATGCATGGTTTACACAGGCGCACGCGAGTTGAATAATCAACACTGTTGCTCGTGTAAAAAAGTACTCCCACGCGAGGAAGCGCCATCTAGACTATATCGCATCTTCTGCGCTGGAGGTTTTTCCTCGCGCACAAGAAATTTTAATGTGGATCTTGAACATCGTGTTATGAAGTTTTTTCGTGCATACTACGGACCATTTCTGATGAAGCCGTatgtaaaattgtttgttttcgcgtcatttattatgtattttcttATTGCCATTTATGGATGCGCTAGGGTTCAAGAGGGCTTACGTTTAAAGTACATAGCCGCAGAAGATTCATATCCATACAAATATTATGATAAGAAAGATCAGTACTTTTTGCATTATGGCCCATCTGTAAGCATCATATTCACAGATCCTCTACCGTATTGGGAACCTGAAACCCAATTTCATATTGAAAAAATCACCCAAAAGTTTGAAACGTCAAGCTACGCGTGTAAAGGTTTTACAGAGTCCTGGATTCGGCCATTTCTTCACTTCCTAAAGATGAAAGCAAATACAACTGACGTTGGTAAAGAGAAGTTTTTTATCATGCTTGAAGGATTTCTAGCGAGTCCTCACGCTAAGCGTTTTAATTTAGATATTACATTTTCCAAAAATCGCACAGAAATCATAGGATCACGCTTCTTGGTACTGACAAGTGATTTAACTGATGCTATTGAAGAGCGTAAAATGATGTTACAAATGCGCGAAATGGCAGAAGACACGCCATATAACATCACCGCTTTTCACTCATCGTTCATTCATTATGATCAGTATGTGGGAGTTCTACCCACAACAATACAGACACTTGGAATTGCTACAGCTAGTATGTTTATCGTAGCGTTGCTTATGATACCACACCCAGTATGTACAATCTGGGTTACTTTCTGTATTATATCTATTGACATAGCTGTTATAGGATATATGACCCTATGGGGTGTGAGTTTAGATGGTATCTCAATGATGAACATTATTCTCTGTATTGGATTCAGTGTAGATTTTACAGCTCATATAACGTACGCGTACGTTACATCACCCGAGAGTACGCCTAATAAGCGCGCAATAGACGCTCTTCATTCGTTGGGTATGCCAATCCTACAAGGCGCGCTGTCAACTATAATTGGTGTGTCCGCTTTATGTACAGCTCCAATGTATGTTTTCACGACTTTTTTTAAGACTCTCTTCTTAGTTATGGTGTTTGGCGCGCTTCACGGACTTGTGTTTTTACCGGTCTTTCTAACCGTTCTTGGGCCGTGCATGCCACACGCAACCGAAGATCCACAGCCAGAAACTGCTGCACACTCATCATCAGATATGGAGAAGAAGAATACATATGTAGCAATGTTACCTGTTTttgaagatgatgataacagaAAGCACGTAGTTGATTCATACATTAGTGTTGTTTGA
- the LOC140062051 gene encoding cytochrome P450 2U1-like, which translates to MLFSYFDWQSALLGIIVFFLVSILYRRRVRSNFPPGPPGWPFVGHLLSLGSDPPHETITKLARKYDNVMGLQLGVFPVVVLSDYESIREALVKSGDKFSDRPGMVILHYLYHGRGLVGAYHENAQKEQRRFAMSVLRGFGMGKTSFEQKINEEIDVFVDHIKKELSNVSLNPANILGVAVSNITCSIVFGRRYNYNDERFLRMLHFIEKRIQIATAVTPLNFVPFLQYFPHKEFDDAVSCTTDFNEFTREIFEDHWKDYDPDNPRDFIDVYRAEIERSKGQFCFDEDNMTRVIGDLFLAGSETTSTALLWAMMYMSKHPEVQQKVQDELDQVVGAGNHPTKAHVRQLPYTDAVLMEIQRMGAIGPMAVPHAATADTTFRGYDIKKGTIIMPNLFAVLRDANVWKEPYTFYPERFLDDNNQVIRREELIPFGIGRRSCIGEQLANTELLLFFTNIMMNFKINWSDTQPGPDKRSKIGATRIPDNFEVILKQRHQ; encoded by the exons ATGTTGTTCTCCTACTTTGACTGGCAATCAGCCTTGCTTGGAATAATAGTGTTCTTTTTGGTGTCAATTTTGTATCGTAGACGTGTACGATCCAATTTTCCACCAGGGCCACCAGGATGGCCATTCGTAGGCCATCTGCTGTCTTTAGGAAGTGATCCTCCACACGAAACAATAACAAAACTGGCAAGAAAATATGACAATGTAATGGGACTACAACTTGGTGTATTTCCAGTCGTCGTATTGAGTGACTACGAGAGTATCAGAGAAGCTTTAGTCAAATCTGGAGACAAGTTCAGCGACAGACCAGGAATGGTTATCCTTCATTATTTATATCATGGACGAG GTTTGGTTGGAGCTTATCACGAAAATGCACAAAAGGAACAACGGCGGTTTGCAATGTCTGTGCTTCGTGGTTTTGGTATGGGCAAAACAAGTTTCGAGCAAAAGATTAACGAAGAAATTGATGTATTCGTTGATCACATCAAGAAAGAGCTATCCAATGTCTCATTGAATCCGGCAAATATTCTCGGTGTAGCTGTCTCGAATATCACATGCTCAATCGTATTCGGTCGTCGATATAACTACAACGACGAAAGGTTTTTGAGAATGCTCCACTTTATTGAAAAACGTATACAAATTGCTACCGCTGTTACACCTTTAAATTTTGTTCCTTTTCTGCAGTACTTTCCACATAAAGAATTCGATGATGCTGTAAGTTGTACAACGGATTTTAACGAGTTCACGAGAGAAATCTTCGAAGACCATTGGAAAGATTACGACCCAGACAATCCTCGTGACTTCATAGATGTTTACAGAGCAGAAATCGAGAGATCGAAAGGACAATTTTGTTTCGATGAAGATAACATGACTCGTGTTATTGGAGATTTATTCTTGGCTGGATCTGAAACCACATCAACGGCACTCCTCTGGGCAATGATGTACATGTCTAAGCATCCAGAGGTTCAGCAGAAGGTTCAGGATGAACTTGATCAAGTGGTAGGAGCAGGGAACCACCCAACAAAAGCTCATGTTCGACAGCTTCCTTACACCGATGCTGTTCTAATGGAGATCCAAAGAATGGGAGCGATCGGTCCTATGGCAGTGCCACATGCCGCTACGGCCGACACAACTTTCAGAGGTTATGATATCAAGAAAGGAACGATTATCATGCCGAATCTATTCGCTGTACTACGTGATGCCAATGTTTGGAAAGAACCTTACACATTTTATCCAGAACGGTTCTTGGATGACAACAATCAAGTTATTCGACGGGAAGAATTGATCCCGTTTGGTATTG GTCGTCGTTCTTGCATAGGTGAACAGCTAGCTAACACAGAGCTATTGTTATTTTTCACCAATATAATGATGAATTTCAAGATCAACTGGTCAGATACTCAACCAGGGCCTGACAAACGCAGTAAAATTGGAGCAACAAGAATTCCGGACAATTTTGAAGTAATACTAAAACAGCGCCATCAGTAG
- the LOC140062641 gene encoding cytochrome P450 2U1-like has translation MLFSYFDLKSALLGIIVFFFVSILYRRRVRSNFPPGPPGWPLVGHLLSLGSYPPHETITKLARKYGNVMGLQLGVFPVVVLSDYESIREALVKSGDKFSDRPRMVILDYLNHGRGLIGAYHENAQKEQRRFAMSVLRGFGMGKTSFEEKINDEIDIFVDHIKKELSNVSLNPANILGVAVSNITCSIVFGRRYNYNDEKFLRMLHFIEKRIQIATAVTPLNFVPFLQYFPHKEFDDVVSCTTNFNEFTREIFEDHWKDYDPDNPRDFIDVYRAEIERSKGRFCFDEDNMTHVIGDLFLAGSETTSTTLLWAMMYMSKHPEVQQKVQDELDQVVGAGNHPTKAHVPQLPYTDAVLMEIQRMGAIGPMAVPHAATADTTFRGYDIKKGTIIMPNLFAVLRDANVWKEPYTFYPERFLDDNNQVIRREELIPFGIGRRSCIGEQLANTELLLFFTNIMMNFKINWSDTQPGPDKRSKIGATRIPDNFEVILIQRHQ, from the exons ATGTTGTTCTCCTACTTTGACTTGAAATCAGCCTTGCTTGGAATAATAGTGTTcttttttgtgtcaattttgTATCGTAGACGCGTACGATCCAATTTTCCGCCAGGGCCACCAGGATGGCCATTAGTAGGCCATCTGCTGTCTTTAGGAAGTTATCCTCCACACGAAACAATAACAAAACTGGCAAGAAAATATGGCAATGTAATGGGACTACAACTTGGTGTATTTCCAGTCGTCGTATTGAGTGACTACGAGAGTATCAGAGAAGCTTTAGTCAAATCTGGAGACAAGTTCAGCGACAGACCAAGAATGGTTATCCTTGATTATTTAAATCATGGACGAG GTTTGATTGGCGCTTATCACGAAAATGCACAAAAGGAACAACGGCGGTTTGCAATGTCTGTGCTTCGTGGTTTTGGTATGGGCAAAACAAGTTTCGAAGAAAAGATTAACGATGAAATTGATATATTCGTTGATCACATCAAGAAAGAGCTATCCAATGTCTCATTGAATCCGGCAAATATTCTCGGTGTAGCTGTCTCAAATATCACATGCTCAATCGTATTCGGTCGTCGATATAACTACAACGATGAAAAGTTTTTGAGAATGCTCCACTTCATTGAAAAACGTATACAAATTGCTACCGCTGTTACACCTTTGAATTTTGTTCCTTTTCTGCAGTACTTTCCACATAAAGAATTCGATGATGTTGTAAGTTGTACAACAAATTTTAACGAGTTCACGAGAGAAATCTTCGAAGACCATTGGAAAGATTACGACCCAGACAATCCTCGTGACTTCATAGATGTTTACAGAGCTGAAATCGAGAGATCGAAAGGACGATTTTGTTTCGATGAAGATAACATGACTCACGTTATTGGAGATTTATTCTTGGCTGGATCTGAAACCACATCAACCACACTCCTCTGGGCAATGATGTACATGTCTAAGCATCCAGAGGTTCAACAGAAGGTTCAGGATGAACTTGATCAGGTGGTAGGAGCAGGAAACCATCCAACAAAAGCTCATGTTCCACAGCTTCCTTACACCGATGCTGTTCTTATGGAGATCCAAAGAATGGGAGCGATTGGTCCTATGGCAGTACCACATGCCGCTACGGCCGACACAACTTTCAGAGGTTATGATATCAAGAAAGGAACGATTATCATGCCGAATCTATTCGCTGTACTACGTGATGCCAATGTTTGGAAAGAACCTTACACATTTTATCCAGAACGCTTCTTGGACGACAACAATCAAGTAATTCGACGAGAAGAATTGATCCCGTTTGGTATTG GTCGTCGTTCTTGCATAGGTGAACAGCTAGCTAACACAGAGCTATTGTTATTTTTCACCAATATAATGATGAATTTCAAGATCAACTGGTCAGATACTCAACCAGGGCCTGACAAACGCAGTAAAATTGGAGCAACAAGAATTCCGGACAATTTTGAAGTAATACTAATACAGCGCCATCAGTAG